TCTTGGCGATGCCGGATACATGCGACGTGTGCCGGCGTTACGGGCAGCCGACCAACGGTCGGCTCTACCCCGGGGGGATCGTCGGTAGGTAGCGACCGTTGGTCGCTACCCTCTTCAGATCAGGCCACGTATACCGTTTTGATGTTCATGAACTCATGGATGCCGTGGTCGGCCAGTTCGCGGCCGAAGCCGGAGCGCTTGCTGCCGCCGAACGGCAGGCGGGGGTCGCTTTTGACGATGGCGTTGACGAAAGCCGCGCCGCATTCCAGCTTCTTGGCGATGGCTTCGCCCCGCACCGCATCCGCGGTCCAGACGCTGCCCCCCAGACCGAAGGTGGTGTCGTTGGCCACGCGCAGCGCCTCGGCATCATCGCGCACGCGCAGGATGGCCGCGGCGGGGCCGAACAGTTCTTCCTCATAGGCCGGCATGCCCGGCCCGACGTTGTCCAGGATGGTGGCCGGGTAGCCGGCATGGCTGCCCGCCACCGGCTCGCCGCCGAGCAGCAGTTTGGCGCCCTTGGCCACGCTGTCCTGCACCTGGCTGTGCAGTTCGTCGCGCAGGTCGGCGCGGGCCATCGGGGCCAGCGTGGTGCGTTCGTCCTGCGGGTCGCCGTACACGCGCTGCGCAGCGGCGGCCACGAACTTTTCCACGAATGCATCGGCGATGGCATCGACCACGATGAAGCGCTTGGCGGCGATGCAGGTCTGGCCACTGTTGTCGAAGCGCGACTTCACGGCGGCGGCGACGGTCTTGTCGAGATCGGCATCCTCGAGCACGACGAACGCGTCGCTGCCGCCCAGTTCCATGACGCACTTCTTGAGCTGGTCACCGGCATTGGCGGCAATCGAGCGTCCTGCCCGTTCGCTGCCGGTCAGGGTGACGGCCTTGACCCGCTTGTCGCGCAGCACGTCGGCGGCCTGGTCGTTGTCGATGTGCAGGACGTCGAACACGCCGGCGGGCAGGCCGCCATCGCGGCATACGGCCAGGATCAGGTCGGCGCACTGCGGGACGTTGCTGGCATGCTTGAGCAGGGCGACGTTGCCGGCCATGAAGGCCGGCGCAAGGAAGCGGAATACCTGCCAGATCGGGAAGTTCCAGGGCATCACGGCGAACACGCAGCCGATGGGCTCGTAGCGCACGTAGCTGCGCTGGGCCTCGGTGTCGATCAGCTGCGGCTTGAGGTAGTCGGCGGCATGGTCGGCGTAGAACTCGCAGGCCTGCGCGCACTTCTCCACTTCGGTCAGGGCTTCGGCCTTGAGCTTGCCCATCTCACTGGTCATGGCCCGCTGGATGTCGTCCTTGCGGGTACGCAGCTGCGCGGCGATGCCACGCAGGATGGCGCTGCGCGCCTGCAGGGATTGGCCAGACCAGGCCGGGAACGCGCCGGCCGCGGCGGCCAGGCGCTGTTCAACCTGGGCGGCATCGAGCAGTTCATGGCGGTAGGTGACCTGGCCGGTCGCGGGATTGACGATTTCAACGGTCATCGTGGTACTCCGGAAGACAGACCACCATTCTGCGCCCGGTGTTGTGATCCGGATGTTGCCGGGGTTGGCGGCGAGCCGGGAGTGGGTTGCGACGTGGCGTCG
This is a stretch of genomic DNA from Stenotrophomonas rhizophila. It encodes these proteins:
- a CDS encoding NAD-dependent succinate-semialdehyde dehydrogenase, whose amino-acid sequence is MTVEIVNPATGQVTYRHELLDAAQVEQRLAAAAGAFPAWSGQSLQARSAILRGIAAQLRTRKDDIQRAMTSEMGKLKAEALTEVEKCAQACEFYADHAADYLKPQLIDTEAQRSYVRYEPIGCVFAVMPWNFPIWQVFRFLAPAFMAGNVALLKHASNVPQCADLILAVCRDGGLPAGVFDVLHIDNDQAADVLRDKRVKAVTLTGSERAGRSIAANAGDQLKKCVMELGGSDAFVVLEDADLDKTVAAAVKSRFDNSGQTCIAAKRFIVVDAIADAFVEKFVAAAAQRVYGDPQDERTTLAPMARADLRDELHSQVQDSVAKGAKLLLGGEPVAGSHAGYPATILDNVGPGMPAYEEELFGPAAAILRVRDDAEALRVANDTTFGLGGSVWTADAVRGEAIAKKLECGAAFVNAIVKSDPRLPFGGSKRSGFGRELADHGIHEFMNIKTVYVA